In a genomic window of Vigna angularis cultivar LongXiaoDou No.4 chromosome 6, ASM1680809v1, whole genome shotgun sequence:
- the LOC108341035 gene encoding phosphatidylinositol/phosphatidylcholine transfer protein SFH9, protein MGRVVSEDALKKLQALMDQVEEEPLLRTFQNVHQGCVTETLIRFLKAREWNVSKAHKMIIECLNWRVQNEIDNILSKPIIPTDLYRGIRDSQLIGLSGYSREGLPVFAIGVGLSTFDKASVHYYVQSHIQINEYRDRVILPSASKKHGQPITTCIKVLDMTGLKLSALNQIKLLTIISSIDDLNYPEKTNTYYIVNVPYIFSACWKVVKPLLQERTRRKVQVLPGCGRDELLKIMDFASLPHFCKREGSGSSKHSDNGSGNESCYSLDHPFHQKLYNHIKEQSRIHEAVEPIKQGSFHVDFPEPPAEKAEIVKTLESELHKFKISNGSCD, encoded by the exons AATGTTCATCAAGGATGTGTTACGGAAACCTTAATTCGATTTCTAAAGGCTAGGGAGTGGAACGTTTCCAAGGCACATAAAATG ATAATCGAATGTCTAAATTGGAGAGTGCAAAATGAAATTGACAACATATTATCG AAGCCCATAATTCCTACTGATTTATACCGAGGCATTCGTGATTCACAACTTATAGGTTTGTCAGGTTACTCAAGAGAG GGTCTTCCTGTCTTTGCAATTGGTGTTGGGCTTAGCACATTTGACAAAGCATCT GTTCATTATTATGTGCAGTCTCATATTCAAATTAACGAATATCGTGATCGTGTAATATTG CCTTCTGCATCAAAGAAGCATGGACAGCCTATTACCACATGCATAAAAGTTTTGGATATGACTGGTCTGAAGTTGTCAGCCCTAAATCAGATCAAG TTGTTAACAATAATATCATCCATTGATGATCTGAACTACCCTGAGAAAACAAATACTTATTACATTGTAAATGTCCCATACATATTTTCAGCCTGTTGGAAG GTTGTGAAGCCACTTCTGCAAGAGAGAACAAGAAGAAAAGTGCAAGTCTTGCCGGGTTGTGGGCGAGATGAACTGTTGAAG ATCATGGATTTTGCATCTCTGCCACATTTCTGTAAAAGAGAAGGCTCTGGATCATCGAAACATTCAGATAATGGAAGTGGAAATGAAAGTTGCTATTCCTTGGATCATCCTTTCCATCAGAAGCTCTACAATCACATAAAGGAGCAATCCAGAATCCATGAAGCTGTTGAACCAATCAAGCAGGGATCGTTCCATGTAGATTTTCCTGAACCTCCTGCTGAGAAAGCTGAGATTGTCAAGACTTTAGAGTCTGAGTTACACAAGTTTAAGATCAGCAATGGGAGTTGTGATTGA
- the LOC108341604 gene encoding WEB family protein At1g12150 translates to MSFRVRDQEKESDSPREVGEIDTRAPFQSVRAAVSLFGEVAVSRDKRSFKRRSSENVLEKETQLLLAQRELTTIKKKLDSSEITKGKALSELDKANLTLQELEKKLNSVRQSKQSAIEAAEAVKNQAKELEQALSQKAIGYEAWKQELEHARKEYTTTVKELDASKQELNKIRQDFDTALEAKLAAFQTAGEAQRSAKLNSEKLQELSNQIATMKEQIQHLKVASSQAQDGQVKAMEEREARVSFYKNAKEEAQNKLMALKNECDQELTQGLEAKLHETSREIQVLQEQVKQAHASEMDTVRVITLEIEEAKKTLQEVLEEETSLRNLVDLIRTELEQVKKEQEDLKEKEKAAEAHAATLTDKLRNGSEETSSAVEKESENCAKVELRIKQLSFETEVARKEEEEIRSKTQELKHEAEKSKAVAKELEKKLELYMKQAEEAREAERKAIVAMKMMSESVDSQDTASVLDANGKIVLTVDEFAALSGKIKESEDLIDRTETASMAQVEAINLRKNEVNKKVEANLKAIEEIKAATDMALKNAEMADSAKVVVENELKKWRLEEQNFEGTENSPRSISLRI, encoded by the exons ATGAGTTTCAGAGTGAGAGATCAAGAAAAAGAATCCGATTCTCCAAGAGAGGTTGGAGAGATTGACACAAGGGCTCCATTTCAATCTGTTAGAGCAGCAGTTAGTTTATTTGGTGAAGTAGCCGTGTCAAGGGACAAACGTTCTTTCAAGAGAAGATCGTCAGAG AATGTGCTGGAAAAGGAGACTCAGCTTCTCTTGGCCCAGAGAGAATTAACCACAATAAAGAAAAAGCTGGATAGTTCTGAGATCACAAAAGGAAAAGCACTTTCCGAGCTTGATAAGGCCAATTTAACACTTCAGGAATTGGAAAAGAAGCTCAACAGTGTCAGACAATCAAAGCAATCAGCCATAGAGGCTGCTGAAGCTGTGAAGAATCAAGCCAAAGAACTTGAACAGGCATTATCTCAAAAAGCTATAGGATATGAAGCATGGAAACAAGAACTAGAGCATGCAAGAAAAGAGTACACAACAACAGTAAAGGAACTAGATGCCTCCAAGCAAGAACTCAATAAAATCAGGCAGGATTTTGACACAGCTTTGGAGGCAAAACTGGCTGCATTCCAAACAGCGGGAGAGGCTCAGCGTTCTGCAAAATTGAACTcagaaaagctccaagaactcTCAAACCAAATTGCAACCATGAAAGAACAAATTCAACATTTGAAGGTTGCCTCATCACAAGCCCAAGATGGTCAGGTAAAGGCCATGGAAGAAAGAGAAGCACGAGTAAGTTTCTACAAAAATGCCAAGGAAGAAGCACAGAATAAATTGATGGCTTTGAAGAACGAATGTGACCAGGAACTAACACAGGGTCTAGAGGCCAAACTTCATGAAACAAGTAGAGAGATTCAGGTTCTCCAAGAACAGGTGAAACAGGCACATGCTTCAGAGATGGATACAGTGAGAGTTATAACTTTGGAGATCGAAGAAGCCAAAAAAACACTTCAGGAAGTTCTAGAAGAGGAAACCTCCCTGAGAAACCTAGTGGATTTAATTAGGACAGAGTTAGAACAAGTCAAGAAAGAGCAAGAGGATCTCAAGGAGAAGGAAAAGGCAGCAGAAGCCCATGCTGCTACCCTAACTGATAAACTACGGAATGGATCAGAAGAGACAAGTTCTGCCGTGGAAAAAGAATCTGAAAACTGTGCTAAAGTAGAATTGAGGATCAAACAGCTTTCATTTGAGACAGAAGTtgcaagaaaggaagaagaagaaataagaaGCAAAACTCAAGAGCTGAAGCATGAGGCTGAAAAATCCAAAGCTGTGGCAAAAGAATTGGAGAAGAAACTTGAGCTTTATATGAAACAGGCTGAGGAAGCCAGAGAAGCAGAACGAAAAGCCATTGTGGCGATGAAGATGATGTCTGAAAGTGTCGACAGTCAAGACACGGCCTCAGTTTTAGATGCTAATGGAAAGATTGTGTTGACAGTTGATGAGTTTGCAGCATTGAGTGGGAAAATCAAGGAATCTGAAGACTTGATTGACAGAACGGAAACAGCATCCATGGCTCAGGTGGAAGCAATCAACTTAAGAAAGAATGAAGTGAACAAAAAGGTGGAGGCAAACCTGAAAGCAATTGAGGAAATAAAAGCTGCGACAGACATGGCTCTGAAGAATGCAGAGATGGCAGATTCTGCTAAGGTTGTAGTTGAGAACGAACTAAAGAAGTGGCGTCTAGAAGAACAAAACTTTGAAGGCACAGAAAATTCTCCAAGATCAATCTCTCTGCgtatttaa